CCCCGACGAGGACCTCAGCCTCGGCTCCGGAGCGATCGCTCCCTGGTCGGGCGGCAAACAGGTCTCGAAGTACTTCAACCGTCTGCTCAAGGGCCTCGGCGACGAACTCGGCTTCGATATGAAGACGCCGTGGAAGAAGCTGCCGAAGACCGCGAAGACCGCAATACTGACGGGCAAGGACTACAAGGTTCACGTCAAGTACAAGAACCGCTTCGGCCGCGAACGCACGTACTCGACGGGCTTCGAGGGCGTCTACCAGTACATTCAGCGCAAACACGAGGAAACCGAATCCGACTGGTCGCGGGAACGCTACGAGTCCTATATGCGGGAGATCCCGTGCGCCAGCTGCCAGGGCACACGCCTCAAACCGGAGATCCTCGCTGTCAAGGTCGGGGACAAGTCCATCGCGGAGGTTTCCGAACTCGCCCTCGACGAAGCCGCTGACTTCCTCGGCTCCCTCGAACTCAGCAACCGCGATGCCGCCGTGGCGGCGCAGGTGATGAAGGAGATCAACGCCCGTCTCGGGTTCCTCCTCGACGTCGGCCTCGACTACCTCAGCCTCAATCGGGCGGCCGGGACGCTCTCCGGCGGTGAGGCCCAGCGCATCCGCCTGGCCACGCAGATCGGCTCCGGTCTCGTCGGCGTCCTCTACGTCCTCGACGAGCCGTCGATCGGTCTGCACCAGCGCGACAACCGCCGACTCATCGAGACACTCAACAAGCTCAAGGATCTCGGCAACACCCTCATCGTCGTCGAGCACGATGAGGACACCATCGAATCGGCCGACTGGATCGTCGACATCGGCCCGGGGGCCGGCGAGCACGGGGGAGAGGTCGTCTACTCCGGACCCGTACCCGGTCTCAAGGAGGCCCCGGGATCGATCACCGGCGACTACCTCTCCGGTCGGCGCGCTATTCAGATTCCGCCGACCCGCCGCCCCGTCGACAAGGACCGGCGGGTCACGGTCGAGAAAGCCGTGGAGAACAACCTCCGCGATGTCACGGTGTCCTTCCCGCTCGGCGTGCTCACCGCCGTCACCGGCGTATCCGGTTCGGGCAAATCGACCCTGGTCAACGAGATCCTCTACACGCAGATGGCCAACGTCCTCAATGGCGCCTCCCGGGTCCCCGGACGGCACAAGCGCGTGACCGGCCTGGACAACCTCGACAAGGTCGTCCACGTCGACCAGTCGCCGATCGGTCGCACCCCGCGGTCGAACCCCGCCACCTACACGGGCGTATTCGACCATGTTCGCCGGCTGTTCGCCGAAACCGAATCGGCGAAGGTCCGCGGCTATCTGCCAGGCCGGTTCTCCTTCAACGTCAAAGGCGGACGCTGCGAGAACTGCAGCGGCGACGGCACGATCAAGATCGAGATGAACTTCCTGCCAGACGTCTACGTCCCCTGTGAGGTCTGTCAGGGCGCCAGGTACAACCGGGAGACCCTGGAGGTGACTTTCAAGGGCAAGAACATCGCCGAAGTCCTCGATATGCCGATCGAGGAGGCCAACGACTTCTTCGCAGCGATACCCGCGATCTCGCGACACCTCAAGACTCTCGTCGAAGTGGGCCTCGGCTATGTCCGACTCGGCCAGCCGGCGACGACTCTCTCCGGTGGCGAGGCCCAGCGCGTCAAGCTCGCCGCCGAACTGCAGAAGCGCTCCCGCGGCCGCACCGTCTACGTGCTCGACGAACCGACGACCGGTCTGCACTTCGAGGACATCTCGAAGCTGCTCATGGTCCTCCAGGGGCTCGTCGACAAGGGCAACACGGTCATCGTCATCGAACACAACCTCGACGTCATCGGCAATGCCGACCACATCATCGACCTCGGACCCGAGGGCGGTCGCGGCGGCGGTCAGATCATCGCCCAGGGCACCCCCGAGGAAGTCGCCGAGGTGGCCGAATCGCACACCGGACGCTTTCTCAAACCGATGCTCAAGTCCTGATCCGAATGCCTGAACCATCGACCTACCGCCCGGCCACCGGTTCGATCCCCACCTCGGCCGGGGTCTACAAATTCCGTGACCCCGACCGGCGGGTGATCTATGTCGGAAAAGCGAAGAACCTCCGGAACCGACTCAACTCGTACTTCGCCAACCCCGCCCAGCTGCATCCTCGCACCTCGACGATGGTCCACACCGCGAACTCGGTGGAATGGACAGTCGTCGACACCGAGGTCGAAGCGCTGCAGCTCGAATGGACGTGGATCAACGAGTTCAACCCGCGGTTCAACGTCATGTTCCGCGACGACAAGTCCTACCCGTACCTCGCGATCACGATGAACGACGAGGTGCCGCGCGCCTTCATCACCCGAGGGAAGCGTCGCAAAGGTGTCAAGTACTTCGGTCCCTTCGCCCAGGTGTGGGCGATCAAGGACACCCTCGATCTGCTGCTCAAGGCCTTCCCGATGCGCACCTGCACAGCAGGCGTCTACCGCCGAGCCGAACGCAGCGGCAGGCCCTGCCTGCTCGGCTATATCGACAAATGTGCCTCTCCCTGCGTCGGCCAGATCAGCAAGGACGATCACAAAGATCTGGCTCGCAGCATCTCCGATTTCATGTCCGGCAATACCGGCCGCTTCATCAGCCACCGCCAGAAGGAGATGGCCAGCGCCGCCGCCGAACTCGACTACGAACGCGCGGCCGGTCTGCGCGACGAGATCTCCGCCCTGCAGAAGGTCCTCGACAAATCCGCCGTGGTCCTGTCCGTCAGCGCCGACTGCGATATCTTCGCCCTCGTCACCGAGGAGCTCGAGGCCTCCGTTCAAGTCTTCCATGTGCGCCAGGGCCGCATCCGCGGTCAGCGCGGCTGGATCATCGAACGCTCCGATGATCACACTCCCGCAGAACTGACTACCGACTACCTCCGACAGGCCTACTCCGGGCTCGACTCCGATGCCATCCCGAAGGAGATCCTCGTCGACACCCTGCCGGCGGACCTTGAGTCCCTCGAAGCCTGGCTGAGCGAGCAGCGCGGCTCCCGGGTGACCGTGCGGGTGCCCGAACGCGGGGAGAAGAAGGCGGCGATTGAGACCGTGGGGAAGAACGCGAAGGAAGCGCTCATCCAGCACAAGCTCAAACGCTCCTCCGACCTGACGACCCGCAGTCAGGCGCTCAAGGAGATCCAGGAACACCTCGATCTGCCCGAGGCCCCGTTGCG
Above is a window of Brevibacterium siliguriense DNA encoding:
- the uvrA gene encoding excinuclease ABC subunit UvrA, which produces MKTNNGEQVTGVSHLDTLWVKGARAHNLKSVEITLPRDSTVVFTGLSGSGKSSLAFDTIFAEGQRRYVESLSSYARMFLGQMDKPDVDFIEGLSPAVSIDQKSTSRNPRSTVGTITEVYDFLRLLWARIGTPHCPVCGEVITQQTPQQIVDQLLELEERTKFLVLAPVVRSRKGEFVDLFTDLQSKGFSRAIVDGEQISLSEPPTLEKQYKHTISVVVDRLVAKSGLRPRLTDSVETALGLADGRIDIELVDEGTTRTFSEHMSCPNEHPLAIDEIEPRSFSFNSPFGACPTCDGIGTRLQVDEDLVVPDEDLSLGSGAIAPWSGGKQVSKYFNRLLKGLGDELGFDMKTPWKKLPKTAKTAILTGKDYKVHVKYKNRFGRERTYSTGFEGVYQYIQRKHEETESDWSRERYESYMREIPCASCQGTRLKPEILAVKVGDKSIAEVSELALDEAADFLGSLELSNRDAAVAAQVMKEINARLGFLLDVGLDYLSLNRAAGTLSGGEAQRIRLATQIGSGLVGVLYVLDEPSIGLHQRDNRRLIETLNKLKDLGNTLIVVEHDEDTIESADWIVDIGPGAGEHGGEVVYSGPVPGLKEAPGSITGDYLSGRRAIQIPPTRRPVDKDRRVTVEKAVENNLRDVTVSFPLGVLTAVTGVSGSGKSTLVNEILYTQMANVLNGASRVPGRHKRVTGLDNLDKVVHVDQSPIGRTPRSNPATYTGVFDHVRRLFAETESAKVRGYLPGRFSFNVKGGRCENCSGDGTIKIEMNFLPDVYVPCEVCQGARYNRETLEVTFKGKNIAEVLDMPIEEANDFFAAIPAISRHLKTLVEVGLGYVRLGQPATTLSGGEAQRVKLAAELQKRSRGRTVYVLDEPTTGLHFEDISKLLMVLQGLVDKGNTVIVIEHNLDVIGNADHIIDLGPEGGRGGGQIIAQGTPEEVAEVAESHTGRFLKPMLKS
- the uvrC gene encoding excinuclease ABC subunit UvrC, producing the protein MPEPSTYRPATGSIPTSAGVYKFRDPDRRVIYVGKAKNLRNRLNSYFANPAQLHPRTSTMVHTANSVEWTVVDTEVEALQLEWTWINEFNPRFNVMFRDDKSYPYLAITMNDEVPRAFITRGKRRKGVKYFGPFAQVWAIKDTLDLLLKAFPMRTCTAGVYRRAERSGRPCLLGYIDKCASPCVGQISKDDHKDLARSISDFMSGNTGRFISHRQKEMASAAAELDYERAAGLRDEISALQKVLDKSAVVLSVSADCDIFALVTEELEASVQVFHVRQGRIRGQRGWIIERSDDHTPAELTTDYLRQAYSGLDSDAIPKEILVDTLPADLESLEAWLSEQRGSRVTVRVPERGEKKAAIETVGKNAKEALIQHKLKRSSDLTTRSQALKEIQEHLDLPEAPLRIECIDISHTQGSNVVASLVVFEDGMAKKRDYRHFAIHDEAAADDTASMYDVVSRRFSRYLEQMTSEEPDERFGYRPSLLVVDGAGPQVAAATRALTDLGIVDISVVGLAKRLEEIWVPDDPFPVILPRNSEGLFLMQRLRDEAHRFAITYHRSKRAKAMTSSVLDDIPGLGESKRSALLRHFGSVKKVRAATEEEICEVRGIGPSLAAKIAAALAD